Proteins from a single region of Punica granatum isolate Tunisia-2019 chromosome 8, ASM765513v2, whole genome shotgun sequence:
- the LOC116189038 gene encoding phospholipase A1-Igamma1, chloroplastic-like, producing MAISISAIKAFSLKSLQLQPKTGSLASFSSKDKSFLVDQRLVTKCYFSVRRKRQDPHARRVFSETSDLLSSFIFSEVDNESWQWNDWKDDEEEEEEEAIRTAGQPERELADHWREMHGQEDWMGLLDPMDPLLRSELIRYGEMAQACYDAFDFDPFSKYCGSCRFGRNHFFESLEMTHPGYNISRYLYATSNINLPNFFKKSRWPKVWSRHANWIGYVAVSDDETSKRLGRRDIAIAWRGTVTRLEWIADLMDFLKPVSSNRIPCPDPSVKAESGFLDLYTDKDDECSYCRYSAREQILTEVKRLIEAYPREELSITMTGHSLGSALAILSAYDISETGLNVTGDGRSVPVCVFSFAGPRVGNVRFKERAEGLGVKVLRVVNACDIVPKTPGFFFNEHVPEIVMKLAAGLPWSYSHIGVELELDQRNSPFLKDTNNPVCAHDLEAHLHLLDGYHGKGHRFVLAIRRDPALVNKAADFLKDHYLVPPYWRQDRNKGLIRNQEGRWMQPERRKLDDHLDDHEAKTRNV from the exons ATGGCGATTTCAATATCGGCGATAAAGGCTTTTTCCTTGAAATCGCTCCAGCTCCAACCCAAAACGGGCTCTCTGGCATCATTTTCTTCCAAGGACAAGTCTTTTCTTGTTGATCAACGCTTGGTTACTAAATGCTATTTCAGCGtcagaagaaaaagacaagATCCTCATGCTAGGAGGGTCTTTTCCGAGACCAGCGATTTGTTGTCGTCGTTTATATTTAGTGAAGTCGATAACGAAAGCTGGCAATGGAACGATTGGAaggatgatgaagaagaagaagaagaagaagcaataAGAACTGCCGGACAGCCTGAGAGAGAGCTAGCTGATCATTGGCGGGAGATGCATGGGCAGGAAGATTGGATGGGCCTCCTTGACCCGATGGACCCACTTCTGAGGTCCGAGCTGATCCGCTATGGCGAAATGGCTCAGGCCTGCTACGATGCCTTTGACTTCGACCCATTCTCCAAGTACTGCGGGAGCTGCCGGTTCGGGCGCAATCACTTCTTTGAGAGCCTCGAGATGACCCATCCTGGGTACAACATCTCGAGGTACCTGTACGCAACGTCAAACATCAACCTCCCCAACTTCTTCAAGAAGTCTCGGTGGCCCAAGGTGTGGAGTAGGCATGCAAACTGGATTGGGTATGTGGCAGTCTCGGATGATGAAACATCGAAGCGCCTTGGCCGCCGTGACATTGCCATTGCCTGGCGTGGCACTGTAACCCGGCTTGAATGGATCGCAGACCTGATGGATTTCCTCAAGCCAGTGTCTTCTAACAGGATCCCGTGCCCCGATCCATCAGTAAAGGCCGAGTCCGGTTTCTTAGATCTCTACACTGACAAGGACGATGAGTGCAG TTACTGTAGGTATTCGGCGAGGGAGCAGATCTTGACTGAGGTGAAGCGGTTGATTGAGGCATACCCTAGAGAGGAGCTAAGCATCACGATGACAGGGCACAGCCTTGGGAGTGCCCTGGCAATATTAAGCGCATACGATATCTCTGAGACTGGCCTAAATGTGACTGGGGATGGCCGATCTGTTCCAGTATGCGTGTTCTCATTTGCAGGGCCAAGGGTCGGGAATGTTCGTTTCAAGGAGCGGGCAGAAGGACTCGGGGTGAAGGTGCTGAGGGTGGTGAACGCTTGCGACATAGTCCCCAAGACACCCGGATTTTTCTTCAACGAGCATGTGCCAGAGATCGTGATGAAGCTCGCGGCTGGGCTGCCGTGGAGCTACTCGCACATCGGGGTGGAGCTGGAGCTGGACCAAAGGAACTCACCCTTCTTGAAGGACACCAACAACCCTGTCTGTGCCCATGACTTGGAGGCTCACCTCCATTTACTTGACGG GTACCATGGTAAAGGACATAGATTTGTGCTAGCAATCAGGAGAGACCCGGCACTAGTGAACAAGGCGGCCGACTTTCTAAAGGATCATTACTTGGTCCCACCTTATTGGAGGCAAGATCGAAACAAGGGTCTAATTAGGAATCAAGAGGGCCGTTGGATGCAGCCTGAACGGCGAAAACTCGACGATCATCTGGATGATCATGAAGCCAAGACTAGAAATGTGTAA